The genomic stretch TAGGCAGCTGCCATTCTGGCATGTCATATAACAGATGGTGTTCTGAAAAAGTCATATATACTGAAGGCTATATGATCAATGTCATGCCTGTTGCAGCTGAAAATATTACGTGATTAGCTCTGTGTAATCTTTGTCTGGATTTGCAAACCCCAGATGTTCTGGAGGAAGCAGAAATCCTGAAGAAATCTTGCAAGCATTGCCACTCATAAGTTTGATTCAGATGAAAGATGTATAACTTTAAATTGCTGGGCAGCTCTCTCCTGCACGGTCAAACGAACCTTCAGACACATTTCTGCAAGCAGAGGAACAGGAATTGGAATTAGCTGAAATAGCTCTTTAAAATGGAATATCAAGAGAAACAAGTCATATCTTAGCAGAGCGTTTAAACATTTAAATGTAGGGATCCTTGTCCCCCATCCCACACGTCCACCCTTTGGAGTCTATAGCTCTAAAGACGCCAGGACAGTTTTTCGCAGTGAATGCTCCCCTGTATTTCAAACGTTTAGGAGCACACTAGAACTAAGTGCCTGGGACACTtcgtatttctttctttccttcttgtgtTTCAGGATGCGAATCTATATTATCGATTCTAACGAGAGCCGCATCCGCCTTGCAGACCCGTGCAGGAGAGCGGATTTACACGCGGGCACCTAGGCGACTACAGCTGCGCGGGGGCCGCgctgcggccgcggggctgcgggccggggctcggcggacacggcggggcagcggcagccccgggccgcggcccccgcacGGTCCCGCCCTGGCGGCGACCCGCGGAGGGAGGGACGGTGCCGGCGGCGAGGGCCGCGGCCCAGGGTGCtgccgcggcggctgcggggcgcggcggggccggcagggggcgcggcggggccggcggcggcggcggggccgcggggcgctgcgAGGCTccccgggcccggggcggggaaggggaagggaaccCTCTCGGCGGCGCCCCCAGGCGCGGGCACAGCCTTTCGgccgccccctccctgcccgcggGATGGGGTCCGGCctccccccgggccccgccggcgggTTTCCTAAAGCAGCCGCTCGCTAACAGCTAAACACCGATCTGCGCTCGGTGTTCGAAAAAGTCGTTTGTGCTCCAAGGCAGAGCGCAGCATGTTCGAGCCCGGGCAAAAGCGGCGGAAAAGCCGCTCGGGATCTCCTTCCCGGGGAGCCACGCTCGCCGTTTGTTGGCAGGAAATCGAGCCCCCAAGTTTGGtgcactggaaggaaaaaaacaagcaaacaaacccccCCAGATATTTCTCAATCAGCCTGGAAAGCTGCCCTGCATCCCGGTGCGGCGGCGTTTATACCCGCTCCGGtggcgagcggcgcggcgcggcgcggcggggtgcggggccggcgcggacgcgggcgcgggcgcgggcggaggcggcgcggcggctcccgggccgcgccggggcgcagGCAAACGCGCCCGCGGGAAGCTGGGGCTCGCCTAAccccgccgagcgccgccgcgcaccgcccgcGCGGGCGGGGAACGTAATCCACGGAAAATCGGAATCGAGGCATTTGTTAAAAGCCGACCGGATAAAACGAAAGGTGCCCGGGAGCGAGCGGCGCGCAGGACGGGCaccggcccggcggccccgcggcgctgccctccgcgagagcggccccgcggcggccccggcggccaggccgggcccggcgcctccCCGGGCGGCCTTCCGCacggccggcgcgggggctcggcgcggctcggcgcggcccgcggcccgcggcccccggcgccggcggcttTTGTTGCTGCCGGTGCAGGGGAGGggtggggcggcgcggcggggcgagggGTGGTTTTGTGGCAGGAGCGGTGCGATCCGTGTCATTCGCCTCCCGCAGCTCCCGTGGTGCTTTAGCAGAGCCGATATCCTTTTGTGCTAATAGCCCTGTCCTCATTTGCTGCCTAATTGGACTATATAAAGCCAATAACGGGCGGGCGCTCGTAGCCTCCAGCCACGGCAGCACGTCgcaggggggccgggggccgcggcggctgcaggcaggggctgcGCGGAGCCTTCTCCTCCCGGCTGCCTCCCCGCCTAATCCCATTTGCCATTGTGCGTGCCCAATCGCCGTGTACTCCCCGCGTTTAACTTGGATGACATTTTGATTTCATCATTAGCATCCGGCGCCAGGTTgacgcagcagcagcggcggcggcggcagcgacgaCCCCGGCTCtccgcctgcccgcagcagccccccGGTGCCGCGGGCTGCGCGGGTCCCCTCGGCCCCCCGCCCTGCCGCCCCCCCATGCGAGGggcccccggccggccccgccgccgcgctcccacgccgcgccgccgcgccgctcccccgcgccgccgggagccgccacCTGCGCGCCGGGCGCGGGCTGCGGGGCCAGCGGCGGCCAggagccgggcgggcgccgcAGGATGCCGGAGACCGGGCAGGAGCCGcccagcgccccgccgccgccgcccaagGAGTCCTTCTACATCAAGAACCTGCTCAACGGCGACCCCCCCAAGGCGCCCCCCAAGCAGCCGCGGGCGCTGTTCGCCCCCTCGGGCAAGGCGGCGGTGGACGGCGCCGGCTTCGCCCTCTCGCAGGTGGGCGACCTCGCCTTCCCCCGCTTCGAGATCCCGGCGCCGCGCTTCGCCCTGAGCGCCCACTGCCTGGAGCGCGCCCAGACCTGGTGGTACCCGTACGCGCTCACGCCGGCCGGAGCCCACCTGCCCCGCACGGAAGGTACCTGctgcccgcgggccgggccgggccgggccggggccggggccggggccggggccggggctggggccgggccgggccgggccgggtggctgcggccccggcagggcggtgcgcggggccggggccgggcggcggcggcggcagcgggggaaGCTCGCAGCGGGGCGTCGCGGGGACCCCCCGGCTCCGCCCGCTCCTCCCCACGGGGCGCTGCGGCCGGGCGGTGAAGGTGTCTCTTTGTgtccctttctccccttctccgtccccccccccccttgcccttCCCGTCCAGCCGCGGAGAAATCCCTCCTGAGGGACTCGTCCCCCGCCTCGGGCACCGACAGGGACTCCCCGGAGCCGCTGCTCAAGGCGGACGCAGAGCACAAGGACCTGGACTCCAAGAGCCCCGACGAGATCGTCCTGGAGGAGAGCGACTcggaggaggggaagaaggagggCGGCGGGGAGGACTGGAAGAAGCGGGAGGAGAGCCCCGAGAAGAAGCCGTGCCGCAAGAAGAAGACGCGCACGGTGTTCAGCCGCAGCCAGGTCTTCCAGCTGGAGTCCACCTTCGACATGAAGCGCTACCTGAGCAGCTCGGAGCGCGCCGGCCTGGCCGCCTCGCTGCACCTCACAGAGACCCAGGTGAAGATCTGGTTCCAGAACCGCCGCAACAAGTGGAAGCGGCAGCTGGCGGCCGAGCTGGAGGCGGCCAACCTCAGCCACGCGGCCGCGCAGCGCATCGTCCGCGTCCCCATCCTCTACCACGAGAACTCGggcgcggagggcggcgcggcgggcggcagcgcccccGGCACCCAGCCGCTGCTCACCTTCCCCCACCCCGTCTACTACTCCCACCCCGTGGTCACCTCCGTGCCGCTCCTGCGGCCCGTctgagcccgccgccgccgccgccgccgccgcgcggagcggcgcggagcggcgcgcaaGCCACCGGCCCGCCCGTAAGTACTCCGGCGACTTGTGCAATCCACCGGCGAGGGgctgcggagcggggcggggggcgcgggcgccgGGTCTCCCCCCCGGTTGGTACCGGGAGGaaatgaaacaaattaaaaaaaaaaaggggggggggaggaagatgaAAGCGGGAACTTGTAGAGAACCCTAGAGCTGTCACACCTTTTGTAAACGTGAACAAAATACCGCGATGGTCTCTGTGgctttagttttatttttgtaaaaaaaatggataataataaaaaatgaatgaTCCCAGGCCACTCCTCGAGATTTGCCAAACGCTAACGGGAAACCTGAAATTTCTGTTCCTTTCGGACCTCTCCTTCTGCCTCCAAATTGTTCAGGCTCCTGATCCTCTTGCAACTCACACTTCATCGACCGTGGCTTTTAATTTAACCAGACCTTGGTGCAGATTTGCCTGTTTGATTTCCCATATTTTGTATCTTTCGGTTTCTGTGACGGGACTTGATAACTAGCAAGAAATACAGCCTCAAAGCGAACGGTTAAGTACACCCACACGCTTTGAGTGACCCTTATTTATTATCGTTTCCTTAGatatttttaattcttgtttttaattcttgtttTCCTAGctgttggggcttttttttccttgtaaagaTATTTcggtatttggggaaaaaaacatctgtacctttttgctttcttttgtaatactaattattattattattgtacttTTGAACTGTGCAATATTGTACGACGATTCTTAAAGCACTGCTTTTATTTGAATGGTGAGGAAAGGGTTTTTAGCATTGTATAATTGCGTTCGTTCATGttgtacaaaataaaataaaagaattaaaagtgaaggaaagTGAAAAGAAAGGAGCAGGGCATGGGAATAAGCATCAGCCCAGCTTATGCGAATAAATAAGAGAGATTCAGTGAGCTGGGCGCTTTAAGTGAAGGACAATCAACTTTAGgctaattttaatttatttgataTGATGTACAGTTTTCTTGTAAAGTCCATCGAGTATGTGGATTTTAATAGGCAGAAATCAAGTGATGAGTGGACACCtctactctctctctttcttagtGTCTGCTCACCTGTTGTCTGACAATTGTTTGCTGTCTTCCCAAGGGgctgggttggtttgttttcgtttttctttctttattttttttttcttttcggtTGTACTCTCTACCCTGTCGCTTTCTGTTAGGGATCGGTCCTATTTTTAAGACAACTTATATTGTTATAAACTGAATGttgtggtggaaaaaaaaatcaataaaacccGTTCCttatcattttttaaagtgtGGCTtcggggaaaaaaacaaaacaaaacaaacaacggTGTCTGGCACCACTGCTGCCTTGCCAGCCAGGTTCGCCGCGGCCGCTGTGcgaggccgcggcgccggcgctgcccgggaCGCAGAGCCGTggtgccgggccggggccggggccggggccggggtcggggcgggcgccggcggctccgcacggcgcgggcgctgcgcTCCGCTGCCCGCGGcctgccgcggcggccgggccctgcAGCGGGGAGCAGGCGGCAGGAGGGCCCCACCGACggcggaaaaaaaaaagggggggggacggGAATTGATACCGGCCTCATCCTCAGCTTTACCGCCGCCGCGGAATTGCTGCTGGCTCGCGGTTACACCCGAGCGTGCCGCGAGCCCAGTCGATGGCCCCGAGAGGAGCCTCGGGGGAGCAATTGCCCTTCCCACGCGCGGGGTGGCCGCAGCGCCTGTCACCCCCTGCAGACACCAGCCGCGGGCCGGGGGCGAGCAGCCTGCGCTCGCCCCCCCGGGGCTGTGACCTCCGGGCAGCGCctgccccgccggcccggcccagcgcgcagggcccggggctgcccctgcccttcgccccggggcagcggcaccccagggtgccccccccGGCTGCGCCCCCTGCCCGCCGCCTCTGAGCCGCTCGAGGTGATATTCCCGGCGCAGGTATTTCCAGATAGGATCGCTCGCCGCTGCCCGAAGATTGGCCTCAATCGAAGTGTTTATAGCGCCAAGGGCGGGATTTCGGCgcaaaaatagcaaaataaaaaccAGCATTGCGAAGAGATAGTCCTGCATTTTCTTTTCGTTTGGGATAAAAACCCTGGCAATGGGtcgtaaatgaaaaataaacagagattCGGAGTCAAAATACGCTGTTCTTTGTGTCGCCTACAAACAGAGTGATGCCTTTCCTGTTTGCAGTACTAACTTTGGGACAAGTCGCTTGCAGCCCATTAAAAATATTGTTGTAATAGCAAATACATCTTTCCATTTTACAGCGCGATAGCACGATGTTATCAAACGGCAAGGAAAGACCTGGTTTATTTGTGGTCAGTGCCCATAAAACGACTCCGGGctgtcccggcccggcccggctcgggaAAGGACTAGTTTGGTGCGCGCACGGCTCGCCCCTCGCCCGCgccgcccctgccccgccgccggccgcacCGCCGGGGCGCGCCTTGCGCGGCCTTGCGCGGCCTTGCGcgggctgccggccccgctgcgcggGGGACCCGCGGCACCGCGAGCGCGGAAGCGGCTCCGCGCGCCCGCCGGGGGctcccagccgccgccgccgccgccggccgcgggcgtTTCCAGAAGGCGGCTGAGCTCGGTGCGgcgtgattttttctttttttttttaaagccaaacgAGAGCCCAGCTTTTGTGCCTCTTGCTGCCCTCGCACGCTGCGGGATCGATAGCTGGACAATAGGCTGTGAAACCGCGCAGTAAAGTTGGACACAGGTAGTgggctctgtgtgtgcgtgtgtgtgtgtgtgcgtgtgtgtgtgtgtgtgtgtgtacacaactCGTTGcctcctgcctggctctggaAATAAACCTTCCATGCAGTGGGGTTCTCGGGGACTTGCCCACTCCCGCCTCTGCCCCGGGCGGCTCGGCGTTTCGGCGGGTCCCGGCCGCCGCTGCGAGCCCCTCGCCAGAGCGCGGTGCTTTCTGCCGGCGCAGAGCGAGGCGTCTGGCGGGCAGGCTTCCCGCAAGCCCGCAAAAGTCCTTGCAAACTTCCTTCTCTTCCTGTCCCTGCCGCTGCTCCGGCGACCCGGGAAGCGGGCGCTGAAATCGCTCCAGTTTAGGGACCAAATGACATTTCCTGGTGGATTTCCAGTAGCTGAGGACCCTGTAGCGAAAGCTTGCGCGGGTGCGCTCAGCCACATCTCACCCGGGGCAGAGCCGGCGAAGTCCCCGGGATCAGGGACACGCTGCCAAGGTAAACACGCCGCATCATTTGGCCGTGCCGGAAAGTTCCTAAAGAGTCCGCATCAAGTGCTGCACTCAGAAGGATTTAAAGCAATCGCTTTGAGTTGTGGAAAAATCATCTCTACAGTGGCAAAAACCGTTTGGCAGGGAGGTTGGTGCAATTCAAAGAAAGTTGCTTCATTCCTCTAAGCTGTAGCAACTCCACCGCCACTTCTGTTTACTGCTGAAACATCGCTCTGCAAATCTGTGCCTTTGTTTGCAATTAAAGAGATACACAGTTCTTCACGTCCACTGTTTTGAGCTTGACTGAACAGAACTAGCTTTAGTGTTTGTATTAGAAACATacatgtatttcttttatttGGTAGTAAATAGAGGCTTTCTGTGTATAGCAAACAGCAGAGGGAAAGATATAAACTTCTCAGCCACAAGATTTTTGGATTCAGACGACTTTTGCGGGCTGCAGTAGAGATTACAGTACACAGACCCGAGCAGCGAGCGATACGGGCCACCTCCAGGCAGCCGCCCGCTCCTAGCGAGGAAGTTTGGGAGGttcgtattttttttttctgcatccgAAGACTTACAAATTATGTAATACGTGGTAGTGGGAAACGTTTCTTTCTGCTCGAAATAGCTACGCCGGGCAGGTAGCACGATGAACACGCAGAGGTAGGAAGTTGTGCCGGGGGAGAGGAGCGCAAGCATAGCTATTCTCCGCTCCGAGGGAATAATCCCGCTTTAAAATAGTGGTGGAAATACATGtttttcaaatatgctgcaagtgTCTCTGTAATAATCACTTTACTCTATCGACTTAGTATAGTGTGCTAACGGAATGAGAAGACCATTAAGAGCATTAACAGATTGGTACAGCATAATGCTTCAGTTCATATTGATCGCGAAACGTCTGTAAAATATTGTTTCAAATGAATCTATTGTTCATGCGCTCTTTCGCCAGTGCTGATGACCTTGGTTTGTTCTCGCCCATCCAAATTATCCTCTCGCCGCTCCGATCTGAATAGGGAGTTTGCGGAGGGGCCCTGAGAGGAgccgcagccggccccggcgctcAGGGCCGCCCCGCGCACACCTCGGACCCCGCCAGGGACGGTCCCCAAAACGGGGCAGAGAGGGGCGGAACCGGCCGCCGTAAACGTGTGGCAAAAGCCAACTGCGCCGACGGCGCCCCGCTCTCGGTGCGCCCCTGCCAGGGACGAGCGGGGCTCGCGCACCCCCCtcggccgcgggccggggcgccgggaccggggctgcgGGCAGCTGAAAACCGTCTCCGAAGGGCCGGTGCCCGGGCTGAGCCTGCTTCCGAGGTGGCGGAAATCTGTGAAACCAGTAACGAGCTGGGGGGCAGCAGCCCGACGGCTGCGCCGGTGGCGCCTAGCCCAAGTGGCTCATGCATATTTTAGAAACCAAATCAGCCAATCCCCCTCGACCGACGTGCGGACGGCTCGGGTTTAAACttgcccgccgcggcgccgcgccgtgcgggcaGGGTTGGGGCTGGAGGCGACCTGGCCCCGCGCCCGCGACACGCGTGTCGCCAGCGCAGGGAGCGCAGCGGCCCGCTGCCGGGCAGTCCCACGGCCGTGGGAAACGGCGGCTTGACGGGAATGAAAACTCC from Apteryx mantelli isolate bAptMan1 chromosome 7, bAptMan1.hap1, whole genome shotgun sequence encodes the following:
- the HMX2 gene encoding homeobox protein HMX2 isoform X1 — encoded protein: MPETGQEPPSAPPPPPKESFYIKNLLNGDPPKAPPKQPRALFAPSGKAAVDGAGFALSQVGDLAFPRFEIPAPRFALSAHCLERAQTWWYPYALTPAGAHLPRTEAAEKSLLRDSSPASGTDRDSPEPLLKADAEHKDLDSKSPDEIVLEESDSEEGKKEGGGEDWKKREESPEKKPCRKKKTRTVFSRSQVFQLESTFDMKRYLSSSERAGLAASLHLTETQVKIWFQNRRNKWKRQLAAELEAANLSHAAAQRIVRVPILYHENSGAEGGAAGGSAPGTQPLLTFPHPVYYSHPVVTSVPLLRPV